The following coding sequences are from one Capsicum annuum cultivar UCD-10X-F1 chromosome 3, UCD10Xv1.1, whole genome shotgun sequence window:
- the LOC124896774 gene encoding uncharacterized protein LOC124896774, translated as MSKVAKVDNRVKEYLEEAGCKKWFRCHSPVNRGRMMMSNIAECINGCLVKVKATASYLYCVYELGRRYIIDIERGTCNCGRYQIDKIPCPHAFAVLKSKNVDVKDYGRYCSELYRPNIIVKTYKFLIVPMSDMRIGVFLNL; from the exons ATGTCAAAGGTTGCTAAGGTTGATAATAGGGTTAAAGAATACCTAGAAGAAGCTGGATGTAAAAAATGGTTTCGATGTCACTCGCCTGTTAATAGAGGTAGAATGATGATGTCTAATATAGCCGAATGTATTAATGGTTGCTTGGTAAAG GTTAAGGCAACTGCAAGTTATCTTTATTGTGTATATGAATTAGGAAGGAGGTACATTATCGATATTGAGCGTGGCACATGCAACTGTGGCCGGTATCAAATTgataaaataccttgtccacatgcatTTGCTGTATTAAAGAGTAAAAATGTAGATGTAAAAGATTATGGTCGTTACTGCTCTGAATTGTACAGGCCAAACATCATTGTCAAGACGTATAAATTCTTGATAGTTCCAATGTCAGACATGAGGATTGGAGTGTTCCTCAATTTGTAG